A single Nicotiana tabacum cultivar K326 chromosome 5, ASM71507v2, whole genome shotgun sequence DNA region contains:
- the LOC107772786 gene encoding WAT1-related protein At5g07050 has protein sequence MEGECSCSFYQRAKPYIAMISLQFGYAGMNIITKVSLNRGMSHYVLVVYRNAFATAVIAPFALILERKIRPKMSLMMFLQIFVLGLLGPVIDENFYYAGLKYTSPTFSCAMSNMLPAMTFVMAVICMMEKVDLKKFRCQAKVLGTIVTVAGAMLMTLYKGHVVNLLWSTNSSVPETNSDKDWFKGSILLIFATLVWASFFILQAITMRKYTAPLSLTALVCFMGTLQSIAVTFVMDHKPSVWTIGFDINLLAAAYAGIVSSSIAYYVQGVVMEKRGPVFVTAFSPLMMIIVAIMGSFILAEKIYIGGILGAMLIVAGLYSVLWGKYKEYKEKEIEEAIIPEAVKAVNGNKQMMILANIEEINDIEMQKNSEGKRTVSVAISFTMPQPPMLAREAPEGLI, from the exons ATGGAGGGCGAATGTAGTTGCAGTTTTTACCAAAGGGCTAAGCCTTATATAGCCATGATTTCCTTGCAATTTGGGTATGCAGGAATGAATATTATTACCAAAGTTTCTCTTAATAGGGGAATGAGTCATTATGTTCTGGTTGTCTATAGGAATGCTTTTGCTACTGCAGTTATTGCTCCCTTTGCTCTTATTCTTGAAAG AAAAATTAGGCCAAAGATGTCACTCATGATGTTCTTGCAAATATTTGTATTGGGTCTTTTGGGACCTGTGATTGATGAAAATTTTTACTATGCTGGACtcaaatatacatctccaacattTTCATGTGCTATGAGCAACATGCTACCTGCTATGACATTTGTCATGGCAGtgatatgtat GATGGAGAAGGTTGACTTGAAGAAATTTAGATGCCAAGCAAAGGTGTTGGGAACAATAGTAACTGTGGCTGGAGCCATGTTAATGACATTGTACAAAGGCCATGTCGTTAACTTGTTATGGTCAACTAATTCTAGTGTCCCTGAAACTAATTCCGACAAAGATTGGTTTAAAGGTTCAATTCTCCTCATTTTTGCAACTCTTGTCTGGgcttctttcttcattcttcag GCTATAACAATGAGGAAATATACAGCTCCATTATCGTTAACAGCACTTGTTTGCTTCATGGGAACCTTGCAATCTATAGCAGTCACATTTGTAATGGACCACAAACCTTCTGTTTGGACTATTGGTTTTGACATCAACCTTCTTGCTGCTGCCTATGCT GGTATTGTATCATCAAGTATAGCATACTATGTACAAGGTGTTGTAATGGAAAAAAGAGGACCTGTTTTTGTGACTGCTTTTAGTCCTTTAATGATGATTATTGTTGCAATTATGGGCTCtttcattcttgctgaaaaaatCTATATTGGAGG AATTCTTGGTGCTATGCTCATAGTTGCAGGGCTATATTCTGTTCTGTGGGGAAAATATAAGGAGtacaaagaaaaggaaattgaggaGGCAATAATTCCTGAAGCAGTGAAGGCAGTTAATGGAAACAAGCAAATGATGATTCTTGCAAATATTGAAGAAATTAATGACATAGAGATGCAGAAaaatagtgaaggaaaaagaacaGTATCAGTAGCTATCAGTTTTACCATGCCACAGCCCCCAATGTTGGCTAGGGAAGCACCAGAAGGCTTGATATAA